One Chitinophaga sp. H8 DNA window includes the following coding sequences:
- a CDS encoding alpha-galactosidase, with protein MRAITQSLTLLLLVFFKPIMNKGFSQNHVKFEDCGVWLVSDTLTIGNSKIERRFLWNNGNLISLDITNRQTGKKTVLENSNTDFSLPGKMHTKEGAGVLETKIRREEDFSQRRLDVIVLTKVNALEVKRVFRIYPGIPAIACDYYFKGEMDSSVQLRISSPGDLVNVENISEVNKEQLPVMRLDRLGLSGNHWKVRAVQFFDITDRHTTTVKFTDQMAYIFGNQLVGNLLLINNGIGKEGLFWLKEAPSPSVQHAYPGFDFSVKTGSFQLTGAGIERKDISPFRWVRGYGFVIGVSDGSENGQVIALREYQQCIRKYIPARDDMVMMNTWGERGEGENLNEAFALNEIRTASKLGVNVFQLDAGWYQGGTKNMDSFWLPHKEKFPNGLAPLIADGRKSNVEISLWYEPDPENDYAHWERDAGILTRIYNKYGIKIFKIDGVQIISKEGEVNFRKFLDSVLNATDNKVFFNIDITAGRRNGYHYFNEYGNLFLENRYTDWGNYYPYQTLRNTWNLSKYFPLQKLLVEFLNTDRNRDQYPPGDIFAPANIPFEYTFAITMMAQPLAWLEAHRLSSEQLNIAPVVTTYRKYQHDIHSGSIFPIGQEPDGQSWTGFQSIQQGRGYIIVYRENNNSSAAFLKTFFAMGTKVSFRPLIGKGKPFVAVAGDDGRIRFSLPSLNSYALYEYKIQ; from the coding sequence ATGAGAGCAATTACCCAGAGTTTGACATTATTGTTGCTTGTTTTCTTTAAACCTATCATGAATAAAGGATTTTCCCAGAATCATGTAAAGTTCGAAGATTGCGGCGTATGGCTGGTGTCTGATACATTAACTATAGGCAATTCAAAGATTGAAAGAAGATTTCTCTGGAATAATGGCAATCTGATCTCCCTTGACATTACAAACCGGCAAACAGGGAAGAAAACGGTGTTGGAGAACAGTAATACTGATTTTTCTTTGCCAGGTAAGATGCATACTAAAGAAGGGGCAGGTGTGCTGGAAACAAAGATCAGAAGGGAAGAAGATTTCAGTCAGCGCAGGTTAGATGTGATAGTTCTTACAAAGGTAAATGCTCTTGAAGTTAAAAGGGTATTCCGGATCTATCCGGGAATACCTGCTATTGCATGTGATTATTATTTCAAAGGTGAAATGGACAGTTCTGTTCAGCTTCGGATATCCAGCCCCGGAGACCTGGTGAATGTTGAGAATATTTCAGAAGTGAATAAGGAGCAGCTTCCAGTAATGCGTCTTGACAGACTGGGTTTATCCGGTAACCATTGGAAAGTAAGGGCAGTACAATTTTTTGATATAACAGATCGGCATACAACTACTGTAAAATTCACGGACCAGATGGCCTATATTTTTGGGAACCAGCTGGTCGGCAATCTTTTATTGATAAACAATGGAATAGGTAAGGAAGGGCTCTTCTGGTTAAAGGAGGCCCCCTCACCTTCCGTTCAGCACGCTTATCCGGGGTTTGATTTTTCCGTAAAAACCGGCTCCTTTCAATTGACTGGTGCCGGTATTGAAAGAAAAGATATCAGTCCGTTCCGATGGGTAAGAGGGTATGGCTTTGTAATTGGTGTGAGTGATGGTTCCGAAAATGGTCAGGTGATTGCGTTACGGGAGTATCAGCAGTGTATCAGGAAATATATTCCCGCCAGAGATGATATGGTGATGATGAACACATGGGGAGAAAGAGGAGAAGGTGAAAATTTAAATGAGGCTTTTGCATTGAATGAGATCCGCACTGCTTCAAAGCTGGGCGTGAATGTATTTCAGCTCGATGCCGGCTGGTACCAGGGAGGGACAAAAAATATGGATTCTTTCTGGCTTCCTCATAAAGAGAAATTCCCCAATGGGTTGGCTCCATTGATAGCCGATGGTCGTAAAAGCAATGTAGAGATCAGCCTTTGGTATGAGCCGGATCCGGAAAATGATTATGCTCACTGGGAAAGAGATGCCGGAATTCTTACCCGGATATATAATAAATATGGCATTAAGATCTTTAAGATAGATGGTGTGCAGATCATCTCAAAAGAAGGGGAGGTCAATTTCCGGAAGTTTCTCGATTCTGTTCTAAACGCCACTGATAATAAAGTGTTCTTTAATATTGATATCACCGCGGGAAGGAGGAATGGGTATCATTATTTTAATGAATACGGTAATTTGTTTCTTGAAAACAGGTATACAGACTGGGGCAATTATTACCCCTATCAGACGTTGCGGAATACCTGGAACCTTTCGAAGTATTTCCCCTTGCAGAAACTATTGGTGGAATTCCTGAATACAGATAGGAACAGGGATCAGTATCCTCCTGGCGACATTTTTGCGCCTGCGAACATCCCATTTGAGTATACTTTTGCCATTACGATGATGGCCCAACCGCTTGCCTGGCTGGAAGCACACCGCCTATCATCTGAACAGCTAAATATAGCTCCTGTAGTAACCACATACAGGAAGTATCAGCATGACATTCACAGTGGTAGTATTTTTCCAATAGGGCAGGAGCCTGATGGGCAATCCTGGACAGGATTTCAGTCCATTCAGCAGGGAAGAGGTTATATTATTGTGTATAGGGAAAATAATAATAGTAGTGCTGCTTTTCTCAAAACTTTTTTTGCAATGGGTACAAAAGTAAGTTTCCGCCCGCTGATTGGTAAAGGGAAGCCGTTTGTTGCAGTGGCAGGAGATGATGGGCGGATAAGGTTCTCCCTTCCGTCGCTGAATAGCTATGCTTTATATGAGTACAAAATTCAGTGA
- a CDS encoding twin-arginine translocation signal domain-containing protein → MRSKNWSRRSFIQQSAILGAGLGMLPLVSWKTPESSDFVQFISPIDGDMLHAGDGVVVNVKVAPVAAEKVNLSINNIPAKEENGVYSADITLKDFENKIRVKDTLTGRKSTITVFYLRKLNHQYRLSIDDAIWFLKDIHLNAAVYSSIFENSFMGLLRSLHETYGTKVHINLFYETDNFNLSQMTDKFKKEWKDNSDWIRLSVHAKAEFPDDPYMHADYGEMYRDCHAIRTQIARFAGKEVMDNTTTLHWGQVPVEVCRALRDEGYKIQVCDFNVDNNLPPCSYYLDVPHRRHINKRFIWRDNREKIIFVKSSIIIDTVKLPLIKEFLDSYGENNITPPYVDLLVHEQYFYPFYKNYQIDYREKLTAAIEWAQQHNYTPCFISECII, encoded by the coding sequence ATGCGTAGCAAAAATTGGAGCAGGCGGTCTTTTATCCAACAAAGTGCAATATTGGGAGCTGGATTAGGCATGTTGCCTTTGGTTTCATGGAAAACACCTGAAAGTAGCGATTTTGTGCAATTTATATCCCCGATCGATGGTGATATGTTGCACGCAGGAGATGGTGTTGTGGTTAATGTGAAAGTTGCGCCAGTTGCAGCAGAAAAAGTGAATTTATCCATTAATAATATACCCGCTAAAGAGGAAAACGGTGTTTATTCCGCCGATATCACACTGAAGGACTTTGAGAATAAGATCAGGGTGAAGGATACACTTACCGGTCGGAAAAGCACTATTACTGTTTTCTATCTGCGTAAACTTAATCATCAATACAGGTTGTCTATTGATGATGCTATTTGGTTCCTGAAGGATATTCATCTCAATGCAGCTGTTTATTCATCTATTTTTGAGAACTCCTTTATGGGCTTGTTGCGCAGCCTGCATGAAACATACGGGACAAAGGTGCATATCAATCTGTTTTATGAAACGGATAACTTTAATCTGTCTCAAATGACAGATAAGTTCAAAAAGGAATGGAAAGATAATTCGGATTGGATAAGGTTGAGTGTACATGCAAAAGCTGAATTTCCGGATGATCCTTATATGCATGCAGATTACGGAGAGATGTATCGTGACTGTCATGCGATCAGGACCCAGATAGCGCGTTTTGCAGGAAAGGAAGTAATGGACAATACCACCACGCTTCACTGGGGGCAGGTACCTGTTGAGGTTTGTAGAGCTTTGAGAGATGAAGGATATAAGATACAGGTATGTGATTTCAATGTAGATAATAATTTGCCGCCCTGTTCTTATTACCTGGATGTTCCTCACAGGCGGCATATCAATAAAAGATTCATCTGGAGGGATAACCGGGAAAAGATAATTTTTGTGAAAAGCAGTATTATCATTGATACAGTAAAGTTGCCGTTGATAAAAGAGTTTCTGGATAGTTACGGTGAGAATAATATTACACCACCGTATGTGGACCTCCTTGTGCACGAACAGTATTTTTATCCATTCTATAAAAACTATCAAATAGATTATCGGGAGAAATTAACGGCCGCTATTGAATGGGCACAACAACATAATTACACCCCATGTTTCATCAGTGAATGTATTATTTAG